The window TGCCTTATCACGGATTAAAAACAAACCTGAATTACGTGCGATTCGTTTAGCAAAAGAGAGTCGTGGTCGTAGTAAAATTACAGATGAGGGTAAACAATTTGCAGGTGAGCAAGCACTTGCTCGGCATTATGATGCTTTAGCTGAAGATATTGATCAGCGTTTCTTGAGGCCTTTGCGCGAGAAAAAAAGTAACATTGATCAATTAAAAAAATGGCTAGAGCAAGCCGAATTTTTGCTACTAGATATTCAAAATGCTGAAAAGAAGTTATTAAAAATTAAAGAAGATGGCATTCATCATGCTGAATTATTGAAATTTGAGAAGCAAAAATACGATCAAGAGCTACAAAAATATGATCAAAAATTGCATTTAAAACAAGAATTAGTTCAGTTATCTTCTTTTCTAACACAGAGTGGCCCAGCACCTCAAAATATACAACTACCGCAAGAAACTCATGTTTTAGCTGAAATATTGTTTTTGATGTCTCAAGCAAATGTGAATGTACCATTTAGCTGGAATGACTTTAAATTTAATCCTACATCTCAAATGCTGATATTAAATGCTCTATTTGATATTTGGTCACAGCTTGAAGCTAATTTAGAGCAAATAACTAACGATATTCAGCGTTTGAATCAAGCGGGTCAAGGTGGTTTAGTGAGTATCGAAACACAAGTGCGTATATATGATTTGACTCAAGAAATTAATCGTTTATTTGATCAAATAGAAATAGATGACTCAGATGAGGTTGTTGAATTATGGAAAAGTAAACGTCGAGAATTGAGAGAGTTAAAACTGGGTTCTGATGGGTTAACACATCCATGTTATACACTATTTAATGATTCAGAACGATATGTACGTATCGATGATGCGAGAGAACTTTCTCAAATTTTAAGCAGTCGTTTGGAAGTGTTAAAAGGTATAAAGAAAGAATTTCATAGTAATTTGTCAATAATTTTAATTGGCTTAAATAATACGATAGCTCAGATTGATACATCGGTACCTAATGGTGAGAGTGTAAAGTATGAGCAGGCACAAGTAGATGCTCTGCGTGAGCAGTATCAATTGCTACAGACGCATTACCGTGCTTTAAATAATAAGCGAGATGAACATCTCCAATTACAAAATTTTGCCTCTAGTTTTGATTTTGCATCAGCATTAAATGCGACTAAACAACATTTACAGACTTTAGAAATAGAATTTAACAATTTGTGTGAACGTAATCAGGCGTGGCAACCAGTATTTGAGCAATGGAGAGCAATTCTTCAAGAGGAAGATCAGGCGAATCAAGATTGGGAACAATTACAGGACATTTACCCTGCAAATTGTAATTTGGTTGCGATTTCTTGTAACGAAAGAGAGCAAACACTGACAGAGGCTGGACTCGATGGCTTTGATGTGGTGATTATTGACGAAGTATCAAAAGCAACACCTTTAGAACTATTATTACCACTGATGCGAGCGCGTAAAGCTATTTTAGTGGGTGATCATCGACAATTACCTCCATTATTTCAAGAAAGTCAGGATGTCTCCAATACCTTAGAAGATATGGTAAACGAAGAGATGGAAGAAGGTAAAAGTGATACGTTGCTAACCAAAGAAAACTTTGAACGTTATGAAAAACTGGTGACGGCATCCTTGTTTAAAGAGCTTTTTGAGAAAGCACCTGAAAGTTTACGTGAACGTTTAACTGTACAATTTCGTATGCACCCACAAATCATGAAAATGATTAACTGTTTTTATGACAATCAATTGACGTATACGGAAGAACCAAAAGACCATCAGCATTTTTTGACGTTCAAGAGTAAATATAATGATTTAGTTACATCAGATAAACATTTGCTTTGGGTCGATACATCCTATGATGAAAAAGGAATAGCATGCTGTGATGATGATCGTACAAATATCACTGAAGCAAAATTGATCGCTCAGGCTTTAGTCAGGATTAATCAGCAAATGCGACAAAATGGCTTTAATGTGAAAGCTCCAAAAGGTAAACAGAAAGTAGGTATTGTTTCATTTTATCAAGCTCAATGTCGTGTCATTCGTGAAGCAATTAAAAATATAAATCAGGGTAATCTGAAATTTGATGCTATTGATGTAGAAATTAATACAGTGATTCGTTATCAAGGTAAAGAAAAGCCAATTATTTTAATTAGTCTTGTACGAAATGATGGTAAGGAGAAAACATATCATCGTCGTGGTTCTAATGCCAACATAGCGAGATTTGAATTTATCAATGTTGCGATGTCTCGGGCTCAGGATTTACTCATGGTGTTTGGTGCAAGGAATATGTTGGAAATGCGGGACGTTATTTTGCCAAATATGGATAAAGATGGATCTAGTACAAAGAAAGTATATAAAGATATTTTTGAAAGACTTGATCGTGAGGCTCGTATTTGCTCCGTCAAAGAATTTATGCAGGCATGCTCAAATTAATAGAACCTTTTTACTAAAATTAAATATTGAACTTGGAATATAAATGAATACCCCATTGATTCAAACTAAAGTATGGCTACCAATTTATAAAGTAGAGTCTGCTATCCGTTATCAATCAATTCGTAAACCTACAGTTTTTGAAGCATTACTTTTAAACCTTACCGTACAGCATCAACAAAAATTAGGCGATTTTAATTTGGAGCAAATTTGCGAAGTTTTTAAAATCGAACAGAATTTTTTAGCAAATGCCTTAGAAACCATGGTGAATAATGATGTGTTGGAAAGCGTTTCTGGTTATCTAAAAGATATAAAAGTTAAACAGCTTAAGATCACTAAATTAGGGCGAGATCTTTTTCATAAAAATGAAATGCCTTCTACCCCCAAAACAGAGGCAGTTCCTTGTCACTATGACCCATTGCTTCAAAATTTAGTGAAAGCTAAAAATCACTGGGCAAAATATAAGAGTGACGAACAAATTACATTATCTAAAGACATTTTCCCTGCAAATTTAGATCAAATTGGTCAATTAATTGATGATATTGTTAATAGTGCAGATGAAAAGACATTTGCATGGAAAAAACCTAATGTTAAAGTCACTCAAATTCAAAATGAAATAGAACGAATTATTTGGCAGGATTTGGCTGTAGAAATTAGTTTAGATCAAAATGCAAATATAGATGTCCATGCACTTGGAGATGGTGAGAGTGCTTCAAAATTTTCAGCATGGTTCAAACAGGCTGAACCAGAAGTACTTTGGGATAATATTATTTCATCAGTATTTCAAACAGTAGAAAATGATTTACCAAAAATAGATTGGCAGCAAGTCCTTGGGGTGAGTTTACCTGAGAATGAATTGAAAATGTCTTCTGCGAAAGTAAGTGTATATTTAAATGAGAGCCCAAATCAGGTTGTACAGGGATATGAAATTATTTTATCTCAAAAATGCTTAGTCCCTAAGATCAGTGGTAAAACTTTAACTATTCCAATGCTTTTTAATCCCGTATCTGGATTTCGAGCATTGTATGTTGATCAAAATCTTGAAAGTTCAGTTGTGTTTCAAGGTAATACTGAAATATATCATGCCAAACAGCCTAGAGAAGTTGCATTACAATTACGGTTAAAGGATCAGGGGATATGGGATAAATTAAAAACAAGATTGTTGCAATTGATCAATGTCAATCAATTGATACCCTTGGTCTTTGCTCGATGCTTTTTATCTGAATCTCAACTAATTGGATATGCTCCTTTATTGACTGCTAAGCAAGCTTACAGTCTGCATGAGGACATGATAAAAACCCATAAAGTCGGTCTAGAAAATATATTATGGAAAGATAAAATTCAAACCTTGGAAACAATGGAAGATCTCAATTATTTTAGAAAGATTTTCCCAAATGTTGAATTGAAGAAAATTTGGCTAGATTCAGCCTTACTGACACAAGTTTTGGATACAGCTTTTGAAAAAGGTAGCATCTCTAAGACGGAATTTGATCCAATTCTTGAACCATTGATTAAAGTTAATAAAGATTTGAATAGCAGAATCCACCAGGACTTGCTTAAACAAGTTATTGCTCATCAGAAAATGGATATTAGTAAAATTGCTGCAAAAGATATGACCGTACTTGATCATTGGTTAGATGTTTATGAGCAGGCAAACCAAAAAATTCCTGATCTAATCAAAGACTGTAAAAAAATCCATCAACAATTTATTGGAATAACTTTATTAAAACAACAAATTGAACAGCATTTTGCACCTAAACGCGAAGATAATAAATCAGTGGCCATTTTAGATTCTTGTTATTTAATGGATTTTAGTGATCGCGTAAAAGAAATTATTAAAGATAATTTTGTTATTATCCCTCAAATTGTTATAACTGAATTAGAAGGAAATAAATTAAGTAAAGATCAAGAAAAAGCTTATAAGGCAAGGGAAGCGATAAGGGTTATAAAGGATTTACCACATGAACATATAGAGCCAAGTCGGTTGGAATTAAGTCATTTTATTAACAAAAGCCAAAACCATACTGGGCTAAGTAATGATGAACAAATTCTATCGGTTGCATTATATCATCGTTTAAATTCGGCTAAATTGTATAGCCGTGATAATAGCCTCTGTAATTTAGCTAAGTCAGTTAATGTGAAAACTCAGAATAATTAAGTATATACAAGAGGGAAATATATGAGTGCAATTCATGAAAGACGATATCGCTTGCAACGAGAGAGAGAAGTTGCTCAGAAACGTGTTAGACAAACGACTTTGCAGTATGTAGAGCGCTACGAAAATATTATAAATGATTTGGTTCAACAGGGTCTTTCACAATATGTTCGTGAAGATATTCAGCTGATCAAGTCTCAAATCAATGAAATACGCTCAATCGCTACTAGAAATGCGTTTGAAGCACGAGAACTCAGCATTCAAGTCGGGCAACGAATTCATGCTCTACCAAGGATTGCAAGACAGTTGGCTCAAGTTGAGGAACATAATGCTGAATATGAGAGATTGGAGCGTGAAAGAGAAAAACAGGAAAGATTACGTCAGGAACACGAGACATTACAGAATGCTTGGCAAGAAGTATGGGGAGTATGGACGGATAAATACTCCAGGAATTTAGCTCTTAAGGAATTATCAAACTTAAAGCAAAAGATATTTGTTCAAAATAGTACATATACACCTGAGCAAATCCAAAGAGAAATGCTAAATATTAAACAGGATGCTGAAAATAAGGCTAAAAAAAGACGAGAAGTTGATGTTCAAGAAGCACAGCAGGAAGCAGCAAAAGAAATGCTGGTACAATTAGCTGAAGAGGTAAAACAGTTAAATTTACCTATCTCTGATACTCAGGCATTGAATGCAGATCTGAACATAATGTTGAATCAGCCAATAGCATCGTTTGAGCAAGTAAAGAGCTTAATTCAAAAGGCTGACAAAGCGATGGAAGATGAAAGTATCCGTCGTGAAATGGTAAAAGCTGTTTATGAATCACTTCAATATGCAGGTTTCAGTGTCTTGAAACCACAACGCACCAAAAATGATTCGGAAGATATTGTGGTGATTCAGGCAAGACGTCCTTCAGGAAATCAGGCTAAGTTTAAAATCGAACTGGATGGCAAAGTCCGCTACGAATTTGATAACTATAGAGGACAATCTTGTAAAGAGGATATGGTTAAAGTCCTACCTCGATTATCTGAGATTTATGGAGTTGATTTATCTGATGAAAGAGTAATTTGGTCCAATCCAGATGATGAGGATCAGGAAATGAAGCCAATTACTCCACACAATGTGAACCATCACTAATGAAATAATAGAAGTACGTAAAGATGCAAACTCCATATATAAATTCTTGGTTAGATAATTTTCAACGCCAGTCATTGATTCGACGTGCAATCGTTATATCCGGCAATATTATAGATCTATCTTTTTCTGCTATGCGGGAATTAAAACCTATTAATCAGATTATTACTGAAACATTAAAAAATCAGGGTTTCCAGCATGTTGTTTACTACTCACGTGTTGGAGGGATTTCGGGAATTTCTCCTGAGCAATGGTCAGATTTACAAAATATTGGTCACCAACAGGATGATTTTGGTGGAGATGAATATGATATGGGAGAGTCGAGCCCAAATCATGCACAGCAACAAAATGTTGGACAAACAGAACTCACGCCGAAAGATTTTTTCGCTGTTGCAGAACAGGTTGTCTTAAAATCTAAATTAAAAGTTGCGTTTGTTGTAGATTGGTCCAATTATCTTTTTGGGCAAGTAAATAGCTTAAGTGATGCTGAAAGGGCGTGGCTGCAACAGATCTCGAAAAGTATCCGTGATGCTGAACTGAACATGAGTGCAACAGAAATGGATAAGCCGCAAAGTCTATTCATATTTCTTTGCTCTGGTGCCACAGTGTTACCTCCAAGTCTTTATTTGAATAATCCTTTATTTAGCGAAGTAAATATTCCATTGCCAAGTATTACAGAACGGGAGCAAGTTATCTCTTCGTTTAACTTTGTCTTTCAAGTTCAAGAAGAGCTTAGTCCTTCAAGTCAAGGATTGAGAGATTTTGTGACTTTAACAGATGGATTAACGATTCGTGATATCTATAATATGGCAAGGTTATCACGTCAACAAAATGAAACTTTATCAATAAATAATCTTGTATCACTCTATCAGTATGGCAAGCGTCAATCTCCTTGGGAGCAGCTAAATCATGCGAAGCTGAAGGATACTAAAAATAAGCTAAAACTAAGAGTAAAGGGACAGGATCAGGCTGTTGATGCTGTGAATAAAATTTTGATACGTGCTTATACAGGGTTATCAGGATTACAGCATTCAGCAAAAGCAAAAACACCAAAAGGAGCCTTATTTTTTGTGGGGCCTACAGGTGTTGGTAAAACTGAATTAGCGAAAGCTTTAGCAGAATTTTTGTTTGGGGATGAAGAAGCATGCATCCGCTTTGATATGTCTGAGTTTAATCATGAACATGCTGATCAGCGTTTAGTTGGAGCTCCTCCTGGTTATGTTGGTTATGAGCAAGGGGGGCAATTGACGAATGCCGTAAAATCACGCCCATTTTCATTGTTACTATTCGATGAAATCGAGAAAGCACATCCACGTATTTTAGACAAGTTTCTTCAAATTCTAGAAGATGGTCGTTTGACAGATGGTAAAGGCGAAACAATATCATTCTCTGATACGTTTATTGTTTTTACTTCGAACATTGGTGCCAGTGATATCGTTCCTTCATCACCTGAAAATGTAGCTGAACAATTCAAAATTGCCGTCCAGACTCATTTCAAAAAAGAGCTTAAACGTCCAGAATTATTGGGTCGTATTGGTGAAGCGAACATCATTCCATTTAATTTTATGGAAGATGACAATATTCTTAAGAATATTGCAAGAGCTAAACTTAAGCCATTGGAAAACCGTTTAATTGAAAAATGGAAGATCAATGCGTTCGTTTTTGAAAATGAAGATAAAGCATTACAAACTTTAGTTGATAAAGTAAATAGACAGCATGGTGGTCGTGGTGTATTGAATGTGCTAACGAAGGAATTATTTGACCCCTTGGCAGACTTCTTATTTACACATGTTCAGCATGCTGAGCAACTGAAGAATAGAACTATACGTGTGATTCAGGCAGGTAAGTCTTTTGATTTTGATATTATCTAAAGGCTAATGACATGGCTTGGATAAATTTAGCAAAAATTATTGAGGTAACCGAAGCTGAGGGACCTGGATTGCGTACAGCAATCTGGGTACAAGGCTGTCTAAAACGCTGTAAAGGATGCTGTAATGGTCAGTTTCTAAAAATACAACCAGCTGAACTGGTTCCAGTTAAAGAAGTGATGTCAAGGATTAAAGCTGCAAAAGAAAAGTATCAGATAGAGGGTATTACTTTGTTAGGCGGGGAGCCTTTTTTACAAGCAGAAAGTCTATCACAACTTGCCGAGTTTGCACATCAATTAGACTTGTCTGTTATGGTATTTACGGGATACTTACTAGAAGAATTAACAGAAATAAAATTCCGAGGAGCAACTCAACTTATTGCTGCGACAGATGTGCTCGTTGATGGAGAATATGAGATAGAAAATACTGAGATTGTAAGAAATTGGGTTGGTTCAACTAATCAGAGATTTCATTATCTAAGTGAGTTTTATAATTCTGAAATAGAAACAAGAGAGTTATCTGTGACCAATGAATGGCGCATTGATCACAGCGGTAATATTATTGGTAATGGTCTCCCTTTTATTTTAAGAACAAAGTAAAAGGAACCTATAAGTTTTCTGGAAACGTAAGAATGCTAGTCAAATGGGGGTATTTCAATTAATGCCATTTCGCGCTTGTTGCAAAATCCAATTCTCATATTCTTGTAGCGTTTCTTGCAGCATATCCATTGGTCTGACTATATAGTGTCTTTCAACTAATGCACTTGGTTTATGACCTGATATCTGTGCTAAAGATCCTTCATTGATTTTTGCCCATATAGCTAACGTTTTATATGACCTTCTCAATCCATGGGGAGTAAGTCCAATATTTAGTTTTTTACATATTTTCTCTAAACTATCGTAGGGATTAACAATATGCCCACATTCAGAGTCCTTACTGCTAAATATGAATTTAGAATCAGAATTTTTCTTTAGTTCTAATAATAGGCTTTCAACATATGCAGTCAGAGGTATTAGGCGACCTTCATCTTCAATTTTATCTCTGACTTTTGCTGTTTTCCAACGAAAATCGACATCTGTCCATTTTAATGAAAGCAGCTCATTCTTTCTGCAACCAGTGATTAAACTACATATCAAAAAAATCGCAATTTTTCTACTAGTTAATTTATTTACCTCTTCAAACCATGGTTTTAGATGCTGTTTCATCAAACAATCATTTTTGGCTTTGGGGGAAGGGACTTTATCTTTAACTTTTTTAGAGTTATATGATTTTGGAGGCACTAAGTTTTCATAATCCTTGTGTTCCTCACACCAATTCAGGAAAGCTCGTGTAAGTCGGTATGCTTTAGCTGATGTTGTTGGGCGGAAGTCATTTTGATCAAGCCAATCGCAAAATACATCTGCAGTTAACTCAGAAAGTTTGTACTCAAACAGTTGAAAAATGGGTTGACTGGTATAAACACTATTTTTTTCAGGATCGTAACCACCTCTAGATAATTCGATATGGTCCTGATAACTTCTTGGTCGCCAATTAGATTGTCTTGCTTTTAAATATTCAAACCATACATCTTTAAATTTAATAGTTTTGCGTTTTTCTTGTTTTAGCAGTTCTTTATTATCAGCTAAAGCTTTCTTGCGCTCGATCAATGGGTCAATCCCTTTATGGCACATAATAGCTAATTCTTGTGC is drawn from Acinetobacter sp. WCHAc010034 and contains these coding sequences:
- a CDS encoding AAA domain-containing protein, which encodes MSATLFWKLSNQDHVNQRLKKNLDHIIKFKPELAKLFEDVEDKLGRFLSLFFTTIEIPPPGYVANLSLEDKSFQKINLSLRIPEHPEFREYLDIHSTIAVIGYWNLTTSSPWFTPEKIMVTHNDIEATEYEHEIECAYKQLDGDKFPDRNVTNVLNRQLANDLPKISVLTSQRLENWSSFLQFKRRLIRQKTIGLRYIGYDYDHKNSQLKLLVAAPNAAYLEKARRGFLRQNLQLFDLNISENDWKFALPELDNDKKPQKSSLELGQVSRGKKTLEIVHFSKLSSIQHQTMQESEFPFNQATYAWLRVDISEDWKNRLDAIDTESTDEETLFNNQEILGKFIKNIPDQGFISFSLVGDWALIKRQERSIRNLKQNENCYSPYLSSYLFDITQAKEPRQIQEVDHWYNEQLNPAQQSAVKKMLSAPDLCLIQGPPGTGKTTVIAEAILQFAKEGQTVLLASQAHDAIDNALSRIKNKPELRAIRLAKESRGRSKITDEGKQFAGEQALARHYDALAEDIDQRFLRPLREKKSNIDQLKKWLEQAEFLLLDIQNAEKKLLKIKEDGIHHAELLKFEKQKYDQELQKYDQKLHLKQELVQLSSFLTQSGPAPQNIQLPQETHVLAEILFLMSQANVNVPFSWNDFKFNPTSQMLILNALFDIWSQLEANLEQITNDIQRLNQAGQGGLVSIETQVRIYDLTQEINRLFDQIEIDDSDEVVELWKSKRRELRELKLGSDGLTHPCYTLFNDSERYVRIDDARELSQILSSRLEVLKGIKKEFHSNLSIILIGLNNTIAQIDTSVPNGESVKYEQAQVDALREQYQLLQTHYRALNNKRDEHLQLQNFASSFDFASALNATKQHLQTLEIEFNNLCERNQAWQPVFEQWRAILQEEDQANQDWEQLQDIYPANCNLVAISCNEREQTLTEAGLDGFDVVIIDEVSKATPLELLLPLMRARKAILVGDHRQLPPLFQESQDVSNTLEDMVNEEMEEGKSDTLLTKENFERYEKLVTASLFKELFEKAPESLRERLTVQFRMHPQIMKMINCFYDNQLTYTEEPKDHQHFLTFKSKYNDLVTSDKHLLWVDTSYDEKGIACCDDDRTNITEAKLIAQALVRINQQMRQNGFNVKAPKGKQKVGIVSFYQAQCRVIREAIKNINQGNLKFDAIDVEINTVIRYQGKEKPIILISLVRNDGKEKTYHRRGSNANIARFEFINVAMSRAQDLLMVFGARNMLEMRDVILPNMDKDGSSTKKVYKDIFERLDREARICSVKEFMQACSN
- a CDS encoding PIN domain-containing protein → MNTPLIQTKVWLPIYKVESAIRYQSIRKPTVFEALLLNLTVQHQQKLGDFNLEQICEVFKIEQNFLANALETMVNNDVLESVSGYLKDIKVKQLKITKLGRDLFHKNEMPSTPKTEAVPCHYDPLLQNLVKAKNHWAKYKSDEQITLSKDIFPANLDQIGQLIDDIVNSADEKTFAWKKPNVKVTQIQNEIERIIWQDLAVEISLDQNANIDVHALGDGESASKFSAWFKQAEPEVLWDNIISSVFQTVENDLPKIDWQQVLGVSLPENELKMSSAKVSVYLNESPNQVVQGYEIILSQKCLVPKISGKTLTIPMLFNPVSGFRALYVDQNLESSVVFQGNTEIYHAKQPREVALQLRLKDQGIWDKLKTRLLQLINVNQLIPLVFARCFLSESQLIGYAPLLTAKQAYSLHEDMIKTHKVGLENILWKDKIQTLETMEDLNYFRKIFPNVELKKIWLDSALLTQVLDTAFEKGSISKTEFDPILEPLIKVNKDLNSRIHQDLLKQVIAHQKMDISKIAAKDMTVLDHWLDVYEQANQKIPDLIKDCKKIHQQFIGITLLKQQIEQHFAPKREDNKSVAILDSCYLMDFSDRVKEIIKDNFVIIPQIVITELEGNKLSKDQEKAYKAREAIRVIKDLPHEHIEPSRLELSHFINKSQNHTGLSNDEQILSVALYHRLNSAKLYSRDNSLCNLAKSVNVKTQNN
- a CDS encoding 4Fe-4S single cluster domain-containing protein, translating into MAWINLAKIIEVTEAEGPGLRTAIWVQGCLKRCKGCCNGQFLKIQPAELVPVKEVMSRIKAAKEKYQIEGITLLGGEPFLQAESLSQLAEFAHQLDLSVMVFTGYLLEELTEIKFRGATQLIAATDVLVDGEYEIENTEIVRNWVGSTNQRFHYLSEFYNSEIETRELSVTNEWRIDHSGNIIGNGLPFILRTK
- a CDS encoding AAA family ATPase yields the protein MQTPYINSWLDNFQRQSLIRRAIVISGNIIDLSFSAMRELKPINQIITETLKNQGFQHVVYYSRVGGISGISPEQWSDLQNIGHQQDDFGGDEYDMGESSPNHAQQQNVGQTELTPKDFFAVAEQVVLKSKLKVAFVVDWSNYLFGQVNSLSDAERAWLQQISKSIRDAELNMSATEMDKPQSLFIFLCSGATVLPPSLYLNNPLFSEVNIPLPSITEREQVISSFNFVFQVQEELSPSSQGLRDFVTLTDGLTIRDIYNMARLSRQQNETLSINNLVSLYQYGKRQSPWEQLNHAKLKDTKNKLKLRVKGQDQAVDAVNKILIRAYTGLSGLQHSAKAKTPKGALFFVGPTGVGKTELAKALAEFLFGDEEACIRFDMSEFNHEHADQRLVGAPPGYVGYEQGGQLTNAVKSRPFSLLLFDEIEKAHPRILDKFLQILEDGRLTDGKGETISFSDTFIVFTSNIGASDIVPSSPENVAEQFKIAVQTHFKKELKRPELLGRIGEANIIPFNFMEDDNILKNIARAKLKPLENRLIEKWKINAFVFENEDKALQTLVDKVNRQHGGRGVLNVLTKELFDPLADFLFTHVQHAEQLKNRTIRVIQAGKSFDFDII